ACCCGTGGAGATGTTCGTGCTTGACACTAGAGTTGATGAACCTCTTCGTAGTGATTtacatctcacgacgagaagacgtgcgagtgcCGTcctcgctcagcaaggctgctagcgaaatattatattcgcggagatccctgcggcacttcctttcttagactcgttcttctttgtgctgcttccaggaTCTTCTTCTGCtcgtatttcgaaagatcctcctgcaacgcttttctgctgctagtgtttgctactaaccgctcaatgcgcgacgcattcggatcaagcctgaaagcccttcttcttcccaacaattccttggtggtcttcgaaattcgaccCCAGGCACGCTCaacacaggctcgtaatcctctgagcagcatctcgtagtccacgcttgggtcctcctcgatgtgccagtctcCTTGgaacaaggagtcctcgaaaATGCAATCGTAGTATACGACTTCTTTattccttcgttgccgatagcacgAAGAAGCACGAAGAGGACGGTGATCAGAGctactacaaaaggatggtactaccgactgtcaagtagacaccacctccggttggtgagtatgtggtcgatcttcGCCCTAGTCGCGCCATTGGATGTTCCCATGTctaccgacgatgatctttcttcatgaaaagggAATTCCCAtaaaagaggcgagcggcggacagcAGTctggcgagacgattgccgttTTCGTTCCAGTCCcttagtccaaatcttccgatcctgcATTCCCCATCTATGgattttcctagttttgcgtttaCCTCTCCagcaacgaatttgtagaaggagttctcgttgcggatcagTTTCTCCAGCTCCTCATCCagttcggattcatcagctgctaatgttggtgagtagcagttgatgatgctgatgtgtctttggcgcagagggcggaggcgaagaatagccagacgaggtgacaggatctcgtgagaatcgacaagatggacgacagatgagTGCACAACAATTACATTTCGCGACttaaccttctctccacgaatgacgagtgtaccgtcattcatctgttgtACGCCGCTCCCGCatttggtctcctgcagagcaatcacgtgaaatttgataatccgagaagggcatgcaggtcggcgTCTGTGTACACTGTTcgtgcgttgtaagtacacagtctgaaaCAGTCTCCGTGgtgccttggtccagaatcaaatacgtcctgagcaacctgagatttgaccgcctctcaccggtcgccataccgtccgacgtctgagacggcacgGCCCAGTGTGCaaggtactgaggcagtgaatatgctggagtggcaaagaaacttttccccaaactaagcagccatgccacggcgagcttac
The Necator americanus strain Aroian chromosome I, whole genome shotgun sequence genome window above contains:
- a CDS encoding hypothetical protein (NECATOR_CHRI.G2392.T2), with amino-acid sequence MNDGTLVIRGEKVKSRNVIVVHSSVVHLVDSHEILSPRLAILRLRPLRQRHISIINCYSPTLAADESELDEELEKLIRNENSFYKFVAGEVNAKLGKSIDGECRIGRFGLRDWNENGNRLARLLSAARLFYGNSLFMKKDHRRSSDHRPLRASSCYRQRRNKEVVYYDCIFEDSLFQGDWHIEEDPSVDYEMLLRGLRACVERAWGRISKTTKELLGRRRAFRLDPNASRIERLVANTSSRKALQEDLSKYEQKKILEAAQRRTSLRKEVPQGSPRI
- a CDS encoding hypothetical protein (NECATOR_CHRI.G2392.T1) encodes the protein MNDGTLVIRGEKVKSRNVIVVHSSVVHLVDSHEILSPRLAILRLRPLRQRHISIINCYSPTLAADESELDEELEKLIRNENSFYKFVAGEVNAKLGKSIDGECRIGRFGLRDWNENGNRLARLLSAARLFYGNSLFMKKDHRR